GCTCCTCGCTCAACGGCCTGTGCAAAAGATTATAACAGAAAATGTTACAAGGGAATCCCAAGATTCAATTTTCTCTACTTACTGGTCTCTAGtgacaattgaatcaaaagcTACATAGAATCTAACTAAATGTGATAAAAGGAGAGGTAAGAGCATTAAAATAACACTCATCATCAGTACATACCGCTATCTATAGGAATGAGAAGAATGCAGTCTGAAGGAAATACAGAAGGAAGATATTAATGTAGTGAAAGCTAAACTATCTTACCTGGTTGGCCAAGTTATAGAAGTGGATAATGTTGCGCAACATCCAAACAGATTTGTAGAAAGGGCAGAACTTATCATATCTGTCACAAGACCAAAAAAAAAGTGAGCCCATAACAATCCCAATTCGTTCCAGAAAAAGGCATCACTATTGATTTATATAACTTACGGCGTAAAAGCATTTTGTGCAAGGTAGTCCTCCCTTAAAAGTTTTGCAGTTTCCAAGGTAATCTTATCTGTTTCAGCCAGAGCATCCTTTCCGACAAGCTGCAGAAGACAAGATCCAATTTAGCGTATGTATTCCCTCTCGGTGAAGAGAAGTGAGAAGATGCAAACCATCTTTTTATGCATTGCAAGATTACTACAGAATTGTGGGacatgtttttaaatattttgggtCTAAAGTTGACTATGCCAAGAGACACAGGGGAGCTTCTACAAGGTTGGTCAAAAAGGGGTCTAAGGGACGTTCACTCAAAGACTCTCAGATGCAATTCCAGAGGCTATTTGGTGGATATTATACAACATACCCAGTacaatcccacaagtggggtttgGGGAAGGTAGTGTTTGCACAACTTTACccctaccttgtgaaggtaaagaggttgtttccgatacACCCTTAGCTCAAGTAAAGCATTGTAAAATCAAGTAGGAAATGAAATATATTGAAGCAACAGCTGGGCATACATCACCAAAACAAATTGCCAACCCGGACAAAGAATTGTGGTAATTTAATTTCAGTACGGTATTCAGGAGTAAAATTTCTGAATACGGTATTCGGTACAATATACTGATACCATTCGATATTCACTAGGATTCTTTTGCCCACCATTTCTTCCTAGAACACTgaacaatcacaaaagaatgGTCGGACAACCACCATCTAATCTGAGCCTGACTATCTCAAATCTCTAGTTTCAGATTCGATACtcttttatgatttgttttcttCCCTTTTAATCTTCTTGTATATTAGGGCAGCCTCAAGGTTGTTGCACGCTCTTCATcatgtttattttaatatgaGCACATAATCTGATTAAGACCTACATCGTAGTAATTGTAACTCACAAATTTTCTGCTCAAGGATTTCCTCGTTCTTGATTTTTAATCGCAAGTTGCCTCAGGTACTTTCTGGTTTTTTGCTAAGCTTTAAAGTTTTTCTTGGTTTCTCTTTTGTTGGCAACAGTACTTTTCTCTTTCAAGATCTGAAATTTGAGTTCCAATGAGAAATCAAAAAAGTCATTGGTTGTGTGAtaaatttatagttttattcACGATGTGGAAGTTCTAATCTATTTTCCTATCTTGTAGCTTGTGGAGGTGATAAAGATGTACTCTGTTTCAGTGTGTTGATGTTACAAGCTGGTAGATCTCTTGCCATGACTATGCACGGCGTTGTTTAGTGTTTACTTCGAGCAAATCATCAGTTTCATGTCTGTTGTAAAATATACACAGCATAGAACTAATTTAGTTGTGGAAGAATCAAACCTTCTACCCTGATCCTCGACCTATATATTCCTATCTAGGGTCATATCCTCAGTAAGCTACAGCCTACAAGTGTCATCTCCTGTCTAATCACTTCCCCAATACTTCTTCGCATTTGGTGGATTATATAGAAAGGAGaaactcaaaaaagaaaaaggaaaatgcaTCTAGTGTTAAGTTTAATAATATTTCTTCGCTTTCTTTTTGGGGAAAGATGCAAATGTACATGAGATGAGAGTGATGAAGCAGAaaatatagttgattttataagCTCTCTTCACAAACTGCGATATGATGTACTCAGTTGTCCATACCAGCATATTCTTTATGTTGACTCTTCTATACAAGACTTTTACCTTATAAAAACAACTTCCACTTTCATCATGTTCTATTGTTTTGGTTCTATCTTAATACATAAAGCACATAGCGCTGCTCTGGGCTTCCTCGCTCTCAAATAAGCCCATCGAACCACAAATTTCACTCTAGGCTCACTCCTTAGCATGTTGAACCTACTCTCTCTTTCCATATCCAGGCCCACTCTTCAGCTTGTTGAGCCTGATCTTTCTCTCTACATAAATCTTTATCttctcaaagaaaaaaaaaagatgaaatattttGTCCATATGTAAACCTAAGAACCAGGTTACACATGGCTAAGTATTAGAGAAGTACACTTGCTTGTCATCATTTGTGTAAGGGTCTCCAAATAGGTTTATGATGTATTGGCACTCTACCCATTGccttaatattttgaattgaatGCTCGGGTTCTTTCCCCAATAATTGCAAAGGTCAATAAACTAGGAATTTAGAGGAACTTTGACATAAACTCAGGGACCAATGTTCACCCAGCTATAACCAATTTCTTTTCTGCACAACACAATCCCTCTCAGTACCCTCCTTGCAACATGACTTCTAAGACTGGCCTTCAAGGAATATTAACAAGGAAGACCGAGAGCACAAAGGTTAGCAAATAGCCTTTGAACAAGGATGTTTCTATGTCCATATCAATATTCGTCAGACCAAATACAAGTGAAAAGGGCTCCTTAAACAAAATAAGCCTAAAGTTAGAGCTACATAACCCCAACCTCGATCCCCTTCTCCTAGGTGAATTAAATATGGTGACTTTATCACATAAAACTCCAGAAAAAGGTAAAATAGCACATACTTGAACAATTTCATTTAGGTCATCCTCCCTCTGCAGCACCTCACGGGCTTTTGTCCTTATGTTAATAAAATCAGGATCAAACTTCTCATAAAAGGACTCGAGTGCCTGAATACAAAAAAATGTCAAGTCAATGAAAAGCCTTTTTTGGCCAATGAGCAGAAACAGGAAAAGACgaaaaatattcttcaaatttgcAAAATAAGCATATAACTGAGCATAAAATGCATACCCCTGAGTATTTTGAATAGGAAATAAGCCAATTTACAGAGGGAAAGTGTTTCCTCTGAGCCAATTTCTTATCCAGACCCCAGAAGACCTGcaaaagaataattttagaGAAAGCTGGCagtgcctggaaccacaaaaaCCACTAATGAAGATTGTGTTTTACTTACCTGAACAATACCAAGGGTTGCAGATGTTACAGGATCTGAAAAATCTCCTCCTGGAGGAGAAACAGCACCAACAATTGTCACACTACCAGTTCTCTCTGGTCCACCAAGACACTTAACTTTACCAGCACGCTCATAGAAAGATGCCAAACGTGCTGCCAAATAAGCAGGATATCCACTGTCTGCAGGCATTTCTGCCTGAAAGGTGCATGGAAGTCAACATGTATTAAGAAACTATGGAAACAGCATATCTCCACAATTGAAAAGTAGTAATGTGAAACTATTCTATTCTATGAAGATTTTACACAAACGAAGAGACCACAAGTTGACACATTGGTTGAAATAGATTCTTATCAGGCAGCAGATCACATGTCAAAAGGCATATATGCTGAGATTTGAATTTTTCACAGATTTTAGTTTAAAATGTTTGTCTATGCAAGGGATGGACAGTATATTGAACCAGGTACTGACAATGCcccaaaaatgataaaagaaccTTAAATTCTCAGTTGCCATAGAACAGGAGAATATTTTAGCTGTTGCAACTAAAAGAATGAAGAGGTTATTCAACTTGTTGCAATAGAAAGAATGATCTACTCACCAATCGACCTGAGATTTCACGTAAAGCTTCGGCCCAGCGAGAGGTAGAATCTGCCATCATACTGACATTGTATCCCATGTCTCTGAAGTATTCTGCTATAGTAATACCTGAAAACCATAATGACAAAAGCTGAAGAACTGCCTTAAGCCTATCAAGAAGCGCTGGCTATTTTTAGAGACGAAAAAGCATCATTGGAAAATAAGATGACATTTATTTCGGAAGCATAGGAAGAAGCACTCAGCAGAAAGCATCCATGTGAACATGAACATACAAAGAACAAAAAGCAAAACACCCTTTTACTTGGTAAAAATAAACAGGTGTTGGAGCAAAGAGGAAAGACTTATGTTAGCTAGATTTTTGAAGCTAAGCAATTATACTTATTCTAGGGGTCATTTTTCGTTCTTATTTTATCAAGAGAGGAAAGACATTTTACAGCACGCATCTATTGTCAATCACCCTCAACAAGCATCTACCATACTACAGGAAAATTACATGATTGAGAATTGAGATAAGATCAAATGACATAAACAAGGACATCTCCTAGGAATGTTGACATAGTAAGAATATTAGAGAGTGAAGAAAGTACCAACCTGTATAGATTGAGGCCTCACGAGCAGCCACAGGCATGTTTGAAGTATTAGCGACTAGTGTAGTACGTTTCATGACAGACTCTTCACGCCCATCAGGCAATGTCATTGTCAATTGAGGGAAATCCATAAGTACCTACAAAGAATTATCTTCTGCAATGAGACtcaacataataattaaaagtgcTCACAAATAGAGAGGAAAAACTGTGTACCTCTGCCATTTCATTCCCTCGTTCCCCACAACCAACATACACGACAGTATCCGAATTAGAGTACTGCATTCATTATTAACACGAAACAATAACCTTAATAAGCTTCCTGAggatcatttttaattttgggaaACTATAACTAATAAGGTAATCCAATGTTAATAAATATGAGACTTGCCTTGGAAAGAGCTTGACTAATCACAGTCTTACCACAGCCAAATGCACCAGGTATGGCACAAGTTCCACCAAGCACTGAGGGAAACAGGGCATCGAGAACACGCTGTCACGAAATAGAGCAAATTAAGCACATATGTCTAAAATTCTCACATGAAACCCCAAAAGAGGCCTAATATCTAAGCATGATTTACCTGTCCGGTAAGAAGAGGAGTATCAGCAGCTAACTTTGATGCTACAGGTCTAGGAGAACGTACAGGCCAAGTCTACAGAGATGTGAGCAAGTTAATGTCAGTATCCAATACTGAAACCGTGATAAGACAAAGCAAAAGAAATATATGGAACTCCATGTAAGTAGAAGTTATTGACCTGAAGCATAGTCACTTGCTTTTTGACTCCTTGAAACTCGAGCTCAAGAACAGTATCCTGCAAGCATAGAgggaagagaaaaaaatgaagtcTCCAGATATAATACTCATTGCATTGCTTGCTATATCTTATACAATCATTATTTGATCTCCTCTGATTTAGAAAAAGATGGGTCTATGGCAAGTTTTCTCTGATAAATAATGAAACTTCcttttcaacaaagaaataaacATCTTAAACTACATGTTTGTTAGAAGACACAAGTTTTAAACACTAAAAGATGTATAACATGAATAGTACATTGAGCAAATCGTACACTTGCGACCAAGTTTTAAAATGGGTCCAGATGAAATAAAAGGCATTACTACTGGAGCTACTAAAAGTGCAATCCAGGACGTAAGTTTGCTGTTCAGGAAATGGAGTAGATATCCTCCTCCTTTTTTGAGAATAATAAGTAGATATCCTTTCCCTTTCCACACAATAAATACAGACCAATTGGTGGCATAGTCTCACACACCCAGGGAGTTGCTTAATTGCCATCTAAATTATTCAAGTTGAAGCAGCTCAAAGACAGTCAAAACATAGTTTATAAAAAAGTACTTCAGATCACTGCGCACTACAAAAGGTAGAAATAATAGTGTGGATCTAAAGTACAAGCTTAATGAGACAGCAAGAATAGTAGCACCAAATGTGTATAGTTATTTAGAGCTTGTTGACATACATTCAAAGAGTATTGACCAGCTGGAGCAATGTAGGTGATCTTTCCCATGGCATCAGGAGGAAGAGCAACACGATGTTCCATCAAACTGTTTTCAAAGACGGTCTGCCAAAAGAAAATTCACGAATATACTCAGATATACAGCAAAACTGAAAACATGGATAAAGATACTGGAATATGACTAGGGAAAAGCTTCACAAATTTACTTAAAACAAATGAAGTTCATCCAAACTTACAGCATACAAGTCTCCACCTGTTAAGAGATCTCCCTCACCTGGCACCACGATAtgataataagaaaaagaatttctttttcttttgaaaagcaGAGTAATTATTTCAAAGTCCAAAATGTCATTTCAAAGGCTACAAAAATACCTATTTTCTTAGGCTGAAATTCCCATAGTATATCCTTGTCCAGGGCCGGAACAGACACACCACGAGGGATGTAGACATCGCCAGACCTTTTTGCAATTGTCTTCAGAGGCCTCTGCATTATTGAGGGAGAAAACATACAAATATCATGTTGATGCCATGGCTCTGATTTCACAATACTTGAATAaagaattcatttttaaaatgtaaaggACATTGTCAAATCATTACCTGAATACCATCGAAGATGTTCCCCAAAATTCCAGGTCCCAGCTCTACTGACAGGGGCTATTATTTGAACAAAACATCAAATAGcaacattaaaaattttaacttacaGTTAAAAGAAAACAACCGAAGTTCAAAAGAAGAATTTCTTTTGACCTTGTGTGTACGTAACACGGGATCGTTCACCATCAGACCAGCTGTTTCTTCATAAACTGCAAGAAAGGTAATTTAACAAACAAATTTTGCATTTAGTATCAATCATGTGGCATATTCTCCTTCCGTAAAAAATTAAGAACAGGCAAAAGCATAAAAAAAGGAGGGGGGGGNNNNNNNNNNNNNNNNNNNNNNNNNNNNNNNNNNNNNNNNNNNNNNNNNNNNNNNNNNNNNNNNNNNNNNNNNNNNNNNNNNNNNNNNNNNNNNNNNNNNNNNNNNNNNNNNNNNNNNNNNNNNNNNNNNNNNNNNNNNNNNNNNNNNNNNNNNNNNNNNNNNNNNNNNNNNNNNNNNNNNNNNNNNNNNNNNNNNNNNNNNNNNNNNNNN
This portion of the Solanum pennellii chromosome 12, SPENNV200 genome encodes:
- the LOC107007139 gene encoding V-type proton ATPase catalytic subunit A, translating into MPSIVGGPMTTFEDSEKESEYGYVRKVSGPVVVADGMGGAAMYELVRVGHDNLIGEIIRLEGDSATIQVYEETAGLMVNDPVLRTHKPLSVELGPGILGNIFDGIQRPLKTIAKRSGDVYIPRGVSVPALDKDILWEFQPKKIGEGDLLTGGDLYATVFENSLMEHRVALPPDAMGKITYIAPAGQYSLNDTVLELEFQGVKKQVTMLQTWPVRSPRPVASKLAADTPLLTGQRVLDALFPSVLGGTCAIPGAFGCGKTVISQALSKYSNSDTVVYVGCGERGNEMAEVLMDFPQLTMTLPDGREESVMKRTTLVANTSNMPVAAREASIYTGITIAEYFRDMGYNVSMMADSTSRWAEALREISGRLAEMPADSGYPAYLAARLASFYERAGKVKCLGGPERTGSVTIVGAVSPPGGDFSDPVTSATLGIVQVFWGLDKKLAQRKHFPSVNWLISYSKYSGALESFYEKFDPDFINIRTKAREVLQREDDLNEIVQLVGKDALAETDKITLETAKLLREDYLAQNAFTPYDKFCPFYKSVWMLRNIIHFYNLANQAVERGAGMDGQKITYTLIKHRLGDLFYRLVSQKFEDPAEGEDVLVGKFQKLHDDLVAGFRNLEDETR